The Epinephelus lanceolatus isolate andai-2023 chromosome 13, ASM4190304v1, whole genome shotgun sequence genomic interval TTAAAAATGGTGTGCAAATCAttgtgctgtttttattcaattttatttttcacattgtcaCAACTTTTTGtacatatacaaatatatacaaatagcctatatataatcAGAACTTATTAACCTGTATTTTCCAGCATTGTAAAACACGTTAAATGTGACAATATACATCCATAAACGTGAGGTCATCCTTCCTCAGTTATCTTCATTGTGTTGTGACCAATGCATACCTTGCTGCTAAAGATACTGATTTAAATCTCACTGTAAATGTACTGTGCAGTCATCCTGCCTTATTGAAGATCATTTTAAATGATGAAACCTCAGTCTGTTCCTGCATTCTTTTACCATCTGcagccaaaacaaaaatatgaaggAACAAGCCTGAAAACTACTGTCAAGAAGAGATCATTTTACCACTTATTAAATCCTTACAGGTCAGTTTAAAGCTTTTTGTGTTGTAGCAAGGGCCTTTCTGTTGTGAATCCAAAGCCAGATAACATTTCAGAGATGTACTCCTTTACTCCTGCATATAGTTGCAGTATAAGCAGAAAGTGCAGTGAAGttaaagtcatttaaaaactcAGTTGTACTCCAGTATTCAACATAGAGATGCAGTGTTACTGCCCAGATAGaaacacatacatctggccaaCGTCAgcccgatgtatcaagtttagatcgttaacacatagcagggagagcgtttgctcattgccaagacgtcgctgagacgtcggcctttaatggaaaatgaccaccacgcaacgttcaaacgatcaataaagaagctgcgctcagtgggcgctccttcattaatattcatatgcttcgttaactacgacctttattcatttaagtCGAAcctatcaaactacaaatatttcaccattcaatgtgagaaatcaatgctaacattcaaaaatagctgactgttatcctatttcgtgtgtaagtgggcacaatgaagagacaaaagtcaatttgattgatttaattattttcaaatttccacaaacaatatctgacggCCGGTCCACTTCTCCTTCAGCctgcaagacacagaaaagatgatgagcacataacttcaagaaacaaatcccaacttcaccactgtattttttttttttgttagcatttcagctgtcttttagccagattaAAAAATTTGGgtcactctgcttaatttagtgttgaaactgTTAAATAACAGGATCCGGCATTAACtccgttaactgttaacagcagctcaacaatcagtccttcatctcggtaaaacagtggtttcaaaactgcgctattatctgtagccaccgggtcagtttgctttgcagaggaggagacctcgactgataaattgcccataaaatcacattaacaacataccgaaggcatccttaaacttcactatttgaCGTCCGCGCTCCTCTTCACTCctgtcacccacacttgagcacccattctgggatacacagtgtcggcctgCCCCGCCTTACCTCCGCGGTCCTCTCCGCTTCTCTCCGCTCCTGTCATCCACACTTGAGCATCCGTACAGGGCCCCAgaggtcaggccggggggcCGCGGGACCACAGGTGGCAGCTCtgggcacttccactttaacccaaaacgagtgctcacgataaccagatgagcagataacgtcagctagggaaaataaaaaaacaccacagctgtagcctgttagctaacatgagctaaaccgctaaactagctaacagctaacgaaaggtaacgttagctggtggggacCTGCGCTAagctatatacacccagtcgtgcctcaccactcaccaggaacctcttttaacggtgacagaagaaacaacatagctattttctgccaatttattccagttagcttactTGAAACCAACTGCAATGAGATGCTTTGtcctgcgagctcagttccaaacacACGGCAAAAAGACGGCAGAGATGAAATTCCGCCTCTGTggcgacttccgtatgtgggcagacattctgtggcactgggccgacccaaagccaacgtaacagagacgtttgatgagctgggacaaaagagtattaaatttattaagtttaagtttatttactttattaatccccctgaggggaaattcagtgttttcactcttgcttgtcaattacacacaggtcctgcacaaacaggacctatacatgcacaaagtggagagatgtcagagtgagggggctgcccttggtgaggcgccccgagcggttggggggtttggtgccttgctcaagggcacctcagcagtgcccaggaggtgaactggcacctctccagccaccagtccacgctccatattttggtccggacggggactcgagctactgccgccccaataGATATCCGCCCATGCGGCTGACGCTTGTCAGATGTTATAAATTCAGGGCCGATGTGTCGTCCtcaggccgacgtcggccagatgtatgtgtgctatctgggtgaATGCTAACAGTAAATGAGACACAGTGAGATATGTGGATCCTACATTTATTtacagacattcacacagaaTACATGCTGTTTGAGGGGCACTGATGGACTCGGGGGGCGAAAATGAGAGGATGTGCCCTATCAGCTGCCCTCTTGAATGATGAAAATGAGCAGATGTGCCCTTTGGGCTGCCCTCATGAGTGGTGAAAACGAGAGGATGGCCCCTTTTTGCTGCCCTCTTGAGTGATCAAAACAAGACGATGTGCCCTATTGGATGAAAATGAGCAGATGTACCCTTTTGGCTGCCCCATTGATCcgttttttttaagaaattttttcaggcatttttaagcctttaattgataggacagatgagtgtgaaggggggagagagagagggagtgacatgcagcaaagggccacaggctggggtcgaacccgggccgctgcggcaacagccttgtacatggggtgcctgctctaccactaagccaccgacgccccaaggCTGCCCCATTGATTAACAAAGATGAGAGGAcgtgcccttttggctgccctcttgagtGATCAAAACGAGACGATGTTCCCTATTGGCTGCCCTTTTGAGTGACGAAACCAGAGGATGTGCCCTATCGGCTGCCCttcatatagaaaacaacaagaaaattCAATAATGTGTCTCAATGATTCTCTGTCAGTGGATGATATGTGATGCAGTGCCCTATTGGTGCCCTTCCAATGGTCTAAACGATGAACAGTTATGGCGCCATTCTACAGTGCCCTCTATGCTGCCACTATATGACAGTTGCCCAAATGGTGCCCTTTCCAGTAGAGAAAATGGGATGCAGTGCTACAAAGATTGTCAGTTGTCTAAACCCTCTATGGGTGCCCTTCCGTGGAAAGGTGTGCTGTTATCAAGTGATCTCTTAGATGCCCTTCCaagaaaacacattataaagTGCCCTCACAATGAAGAGAAAATATGTTGTAGTAACAACAGTCTCCCCAAATTTACTAAGGCAGGCTTTCCCAAAGTGGGTGCAATGACGACAGTCGGCAACTTCCAAATAGTCAAACCCTGCTTGCTTTCAAAACACATTGTATGGCCCTTAGCaaatattttctgcatttttgcaAAGGGCTAATGGGCTAAAATCTAGTTAGCACTTTGATATGCACAGTccctatttttttctctctataTTGTTTAGATTAGGTTAACTGTATttgaaagtaaaaaacaaacaaacaaacaaaaaaaaaaaacgcatcaTTGCCAGTGATGACATAATAAAGTGTAGCCTAAATAAAAtactgattgccattgttaaaaatgtactACTCCATCAATGTAAGTGTTCAGTTTAGACACACCCCTCTCCAATGCTCAGATGTCAGAGGGAGCTTAATGCACTCTGAGATGTAACTGCTGTGTTTGGCTGAGGTGGGTAATGGGCTATAGCAAAGTGGCAAAGACTGAGTTTTACCAATGATGCATTACTAATGAATGTATGTATACTGCAAGTGCTTTTATTGATAGTAGCAGCATGTGGTATCACGTTTTAGCCTGGTAGCCTAGCTAATGTGAGATAACTAGCTTTAGCTAAGAAGCTAGCTAGTTGATTATCCTGTGCTAGCCTCGCTCTAAATTTTTATATAAACAGAAGGTATTAAGTTTGATTGGCCAATAATCTACACTTCCAGAATGCCagggaaagaaaggaaacaaaagttaataaaaatgcAGCTGGAAAATGCTGCAAAAGGGAGCATCTCTTTGGAAAATTGGGTCCAAAGTAGCAAGGGAGGAGCTAAGAATAAAGGTATGTTTACTCCTCACTGCTAGCTAGCTTGTCCTGCAGAGCCATAATCACTGAGCATCTGTTGCAAAACTAGACATATATTACATAGCCTACAGTGAAATTATATTCAACTATTACAatacaaatattattttctcCACCTTAGATAAAGAATGTACAGAGAGTGATCGAAATATCAGAGAGCCAAGGGATGCAAGACAGATAGAGGATATGAAGACATTCAAGAGCAAAGTGATGATATCAGGGAGAGAGATGAAGTTGAGGATGAAGGGAGAATACACATGATGCTGTGGAGAGAAATAATGATGAACATGAAGAAACAGAGAATACAGATGATGCTATGGAGAGAAATGAGTCAAGggataaaacaaataacatgtaCCCTCTCCTATCGTCCTTAATGTTTCCCACTGATCCCGCTCATCTTCAAAAGCACAGCATAGACCACCACTCTGAGAGATTTGTTGAGTTTTGCTGCTCTGTTGGGCCTTGTCAACCAGTTATAAGTTATCCAAAAACAGAGGGGTGTCCATTCCACAAGGAGTGGTATCAAGAGAGCCAGCACATAGCCTACAAAGACTTATGCTGTCTTCTTTGTTTATTGCTGATTTTCAGTTTTCCTTTGTGtaaaatcttttcttttctttagtttataaaataaacattttaaacatactTTTAGCCTGGATTGTCTGTATAATCTTAATTAAGAATCAAGGACGAAGACTATTTCGCTATATATGACGCATTAGCTTCTTGTGCACCACTGGGGccccatgtcatgcagtaggtgcccttttttccttttcgcctctgcccttcaaacatcctgagtccATCACTGATGAGGGGCTAATCTGCACACTGAGTTGTATGTACAGATACTGTATATCTAGAACAGTGATAACTTTGATGTAAAGATATGCCATATAGTGGGAAAGAGATGCTAATCTTCAGTGTAAACCCTGTCAATATATCCATGTTCACACCTCAGTAATGAGTCAAACAAGCTTAAAATTAGTAAAATCACCTTGAAATATTTTCCCAGAAATTATCATTTTGAAAGATGTTCGAAACCAGGTGTAAAAGAAACCATAGACAAATGGATTGAGCATTGAATTTGACCATCCAAGCCATTTAAATGATGCAATCACAGAAACTGGTATTGTGTAATTACTCAAAGGGTAAAAGgtgaaacagagaaagaaaggagtCCAACAGATGAGAAAAACTCCCATAACAATAGCCAGAGTTTTGGTGgcctttctctccatcttacTGATGGTTGCTTCAGACTTTGTGTTCTGACAGATTGTGTTCTGGATGCTGcgtacctgtctctgtgacaCCATAAAAATCTTTAGGTAGATGGTGAACATTACAATACCTGGGAGGTAATAAGCAAAAAAGGTTCCCATAATTCCTAAACTTGTGAGAcgctgaaataaaacacacctgTTAGATTGTTCTTCATTCAGTCCTCGAATTGTGAGGCCAATTCCATTTAGTGCAGAAACAGTCCAACTCACTAGGATCATGATCACAATAACATGGACAGTTATTTTAGTTCTGTACCTCAGAGGCTGACACACTGCATAATATCTAtcaatagaaataaaacacaaatttaaaatAGAACATGTGCACAGAAATATATCAAAGCAGCCTCTGACTTTACAGAGCAAACCTTCAAGATGCCAACATGAGCTTACAGCCAGTAGTGTGCTAAAAGGCAAAACTACAACACCAACAAGCAGGTCAGccacagccagagagaggaTGAGGTAGTTTGTAGGAGTGTGGAGCTGTTTGAAGTATATGATAGAGATTATTACCAGAAGGTTTCCACACATTATAAGAACTGATAAACAGCCAACAAAGACACATAATACATATGAAGTTATGACTGTTGTTATGCCAGATACATTTGCAGATTCATTACAGAGATCATCAGACCTGTTGGGAAagaatgtgggttccatgcataAATGTTCTTACTACTGAGGTAACATTTGCAATAATAATATGACTTAAATCTAGAAAATTTAACACAGTTTTCTACATACAGATTCAaaggttgattttagtgcttgTAGGTTTCACACCATGCCTATTAATCCTGGTTTGTGCATCTTCACTGATGGGGCTCCTCggcctctgtgctgctgagcAGCATAGTCAGAGCAGATTTATTATTCTGGGCTCATTTACATATTAAGGGAGTGGCATTTAATGTCACTCAAAATGATGACTTATCATACAATTCCTTGTTTGTCCATGCATGTTAAACTGCAATACACATACACcatttaatgttattacttttaaATTTCAATGGAGTAGATTAAAGCcactttttatccactttgtCCATGGGCCATGAAGCACCATGACTACATTCCCATAAAACAAACCTCACTTTTTACAATACTTTCTGCTTTTTTAGAGGTCCGAAAATAATTAAAGTTTGCGGCTTTGCACTTCAGACACCTTTAAAGAGCATTTTAACAACACCTGAAACCATGTTTTTGCTGACCTTCAGTGGTTTAATATCTAACCTTTCTGCAGTGATGTAGAAAAGAGTACTCTGTGTGCCTTTGACAGTGAGTTTTTTCCCCTAATCTGAGTGACAAAAGATTTAGTATGGGGGCAGGGAAGGTTGTTAAAGCTTACTGAACTATAATATATAAGGGGGCACTGAAGAGTTTTCAGACTGTAAGGGAAGAGCATATACATTTGAATAGCAAGCCTTTTACAGATTTCTCCAAATGTGGCAGCTTGcatccaatttttttttgaatattttcttttcattacaCCTCAACAAAGATGACACAAAGTTCCAACATGCAAGGGCAAGAAGACTGGAAAGATGAGCGCATCAGATGCTACTGGCTGCCTGATAAAGTTCATGAAGGTATGTTCTTAGAACTCTTATTTCACTCAAGACATCAACTGATGAGGTTTTCAAGGGCCAAGATGGCAAGGGGCTGATgcagatttaaaaaattaaataaaatcccTCTCCAGACAGGTATGGTGTTTCAACACAGGGGCAgctcaattcagttcaattttatttataaagcccaatatcacaaatcacaatttgcctcacagggctttacaggatacaacatccctctgtcctttggaccctcacagtggataaggaaaaactccccccaaaaaaaaccctttaatggggaaaaaaaacaaaaacggtagaaacctgcTGTCTGCCAGCTGTCTTCATAACAAGTGCAAATTCATAATAGCTGCGACCAAATTTCCTACTGTAGTGCCTTTTATGGACAAATCATGGTCATTCTTTCTGGCATACGTACTCGTGGTCTCTAGTTGCAGTATGcacattttgagcatttttggtcatttgagttattcacaaagctttGTGGACCTACCAACTGCCAGAGTAACCTATAGAGCTGCTGGTCGCACCTAAAAATTGTgctcatgaaaaaaataattgtgcACTTGAGTCAAACATTTTCTCTTAATTCTAGGCAGTAGTGCTGGTACTCCACACCAAATTCCAAATTTTATTTCATGTGATTAATTTCTCACTCTCTCAGGTGGGGAGAAGCATCAAGACCTTCCTCAAGGAAACTGGCCGTGCTCAGCTCTATCTCCTGTGTGTTGGAGAAAGAAGCAACAGCATCCAGGATTTCTACATCATCCTGGACCAGAAGGCCCTTCCCTGCATGATGCAGACCAGAGTTGCTGCCTTTGACAAGCTCTTCAAGGCACATTTCACTTTTGCTGTGTCCTACGATGAGGCGCTGTCCAGCTTCTACACATTCATTCAGACCACCATGTACGGCATCGATGTTGGCAACATGAAGGAGAGTCCCCGACTCAAGGAAATCAGAGCAAGGCTTCTTCACAGTGCCgtttgaagagagagagagattgttgACCGGTAATATCATTGGCCGGTAATATGTTCTCATGTTACATTTGCAAGGAACACCACACAAGTTCTTCAGTGTTATTTAGACATTTAAAGTTTCAGCATGGATTGTACCCCGGAAGGTCTTTGCGTTTGAACTGTGGGGAACCTGgatgttcatttgttttttgcacATACTCTGGTTACAAGCGGCACTTATCCCGAGCACATGGAGTCTGTGTTGATTCAGATCCTGCCAGCAATTTTGAGTTTGAGCCTGTAGCTGGAACGTCAGTGGAGCAAGTAAATGTGGATCctcctgtcactgtcactacaCACATTCCAATTGAAAAAAGGAACATACTGGACATGTGCAGCTCTGTTATTGCCCTGCTTATGCAAAAGAAGCTGTTGTTAATTGTTTGTCTTCTGATGCACCTAGAGAAACCTTAGAGCATGTTGAGGATTGTTTTGATAAACTTGAAAATCCATTCATGTCTTAACACAGAATCTAAAAGAATGAGACATTTTGAGGAAAAATGGTAAATAGTAGAACCTGTAGAGCATGTTCTTGGCGTTCGTTTTGATATGCGCAGAGATGGAACAACAGGCACATATAGGCAAGTTCCTGTCAATGATAAGTTTATGTACGTACCCATCCTGGGGTCTCTTTCTTCTATGTTTAGGAACAGTGAACTCTGTAGCACTTTCCAAAAAGCAAAACCACACCAGAAGTGGTTTTACAGAGATGTGAGTGATGGTTCCTACTTTAGGAATCATAGTTTATTTTCCCAACAAGAACATGCTCTTCAGATCCAGCTCTACTATGACGATTTTGAAACTGCTAATCCATTAGGCTCAAAAAAGGGAGTGCACAAACTTGgatgtatatattttattttgagaaatTTGCCACCAAAGCTCAGTTCTGTGTTAATGAACATTCATTTTGTTGCCCTGTTACACTCATTGGACTTGAAGAAATATGGGTTTGATCCCATTCTAAAGCCACTTGTTAAGGATCTGATGATTTTAGAGACTGAAGGAATGCAGGTGCCCTTTTCAGACAGGCCTGTGAAGGGTTCAGTGTTTCAGGTTACTGGAGACGACTTAGCGTTACAtggcctttttgtttttttttaattatttagtgCAAAGTATCGCTGTCAATTTTGTTTAACTGATAAGAGAGAGCTGCAATCAGTTTTTAGTGAAGATCATCCGGGTTTAACTTTTCGTTCAAAAGACGCATGCAGAACACCTCCATGCCATTCAACAAAATCCTCCTTTGACCTCAACATTTGGTGTTAAACGAGCCTGTCCACCAATACCCTCCAGTTGTCCCATACTTC includes:
- the LOC117270672 gene encoding trace amine-associated receptor 4-like, yielding MCGNLLVIISIIYFKQLHTPTNYLILSLAVADLLVGVVVLPFSTLLAVSSCWHLEGLLCKVRGCFDIFLCTCSILNLCFISIDRYYAVCQPLRYRTKITVHVIVIMILVSWTVSALNGIGLTIRGLNEEQSNRCVLFQRLTSLGIMGTFFAYYLPGIVMFTIYLKIFMVSQRQVRSIQNTICQNTKSEATISKMERKATKTLAIVMGVFLICWTPFFLCFTFYPLSNYTIPVSVIASFKWLGWSNSMLNPFVYGFFYTWFRTSFKMIISGKIFQGDFTNFKLV